The Archangium primigenium genomic interval TCTCGGCCTCGGCCTTCTCGGCCTCGCCCGCCGCGGCGGCCAGACCGCCGATGGCGGCCTTGGCGCCGTACTTCTTGCGGAACTTGTCCACGCGGCCCGCGGTGTCGAGCAGCTTGTACTTGCCCGTGAAGAAGGGGTGGCAGTTCGAGCAGACTTCCACGGCGAACGAGCCGCGCGTGGACTTGGTCTCGACGACGCTCCCACACGCACAGGTGATGCGGGAGGGCGGGTACATCGGGTGCAGATCGGCCTTCATGTTCGACTCCTGCGCCTTGCCCCCACGGCGAGGTGGGAGGTCTGGCGTTCTAAAGGTAGGTCGGCGCTTATAACGGCGCACCGGCCTGGGCACAAGACCCGAGACCGGGCCCTGCTTCCATCTAATGAGATGCGGACCCCGGCGGTTCGATTCGCTCCACCCGTGCTTTGATATCCGGATCGTCGGGAATGTCACTCCCCAGGGGGACATACGAGAAGCGGATCGCCCGCTCGCCTGCCTTGGCGCCCCCTGGCACGGACATGGGGCCGAGCTCCTTCTTGCGCTGCTCCAGACCGGCGATGGTCTCCCTCCAGGTGGCCTGGACCGACGCATCGCGGGCGGCGGCGAGGCTCTTGCGGGCCTGCGCGAGGTTGTCCTCGACAATCTTCAGGCTCTGTTGGGCGCGATCCTGCTGGGACAGGTCCACGAAGGGCCCGCGGGGGCCTTGCACGGTGAGCTGCGCCCGGGCGAGCTGCCGCCCCCGATCCCCCGCCGTCATGAACAGGGCGTAGTCGTCCCGCTGGGCGAGCGTGGACACGCGCCCGTCATGGGATTGCAGGATGAGGTCCAGCGCCTTGCCGGACTGGAGCGACAGCGTGGAGGCCTCCAGGGACGGCAGGGCCGCGAGCACCACCACCACGTCCACCTTGTCCTTCTCGCGCAGGCGGCGGGCCTCGGCGAGCACCGCGGGCAGCGCGGGCTGGCCCGTCAGCCCGTCCTGGCGCGGCACGGGCCCCGAGGGCGACACGCCCACGATGCCGAACTTCACCCCGCCCACGCTCACCACCGTGGACGCGTCGAAGAGCCGCTTGCCCGCGCCATCCACGAGGTTGGCGGACAGGAGCTTCATCTTCCCCTTCTTCTGGAAGGCGCGCAGGAAGTCCGCGCCCAGGATCAGATCCCGGGCGCCCACGGCCATGGCCGTGGTCCCCAAGGCGTCCATCTCCTCGAGCAACAGCTGCGCCCGCGCCTTCTCCTGGGGGTCTCCCCCCGCGAAGGTCGTCTTGAACAGAGCGTTTCCGGCATCCAGCACCAGCACCGGCCCCTTCGCGCGCTCCCGCGAGAAGACCGTCTTTCGTCTGGCCAGACCGCCAGACGGGTTGTGGCGTCAACCACAGGGGGCGATTTCGCCCCCGTTGTCTCCGGAGAAGAGCAGCACCACGGACTTGGGCGCCGCGCTCGCCGCCCGGGGCAGGAGCATCAGCGTCATCGACGCGAGCAGCAAT includes:
- the rpmE gene encoding 50S ribosomal protein L31 gives rise to the protein MKADLHPMYPPSRITCACGSVVETKSTRGSFAVEVCSNCHPFFTGKYKLLDTAGRVDKFRKKYGAKAAIGGLAAAAGEAEKAEAEKAAKQ
- a CDS encoding 5'-nucleotidase, which translates into the protein MLDAGNALFKTTFAGGDPQEKARAQLLLEEMDALGTTAMAVGARDLILGADFLRAFQKKGKMKLLSANLVDGAGKRLFDASTVVSVGGVKFGIVGVSPSGPVPRQDGLTGQPALPAVLAEARRLREKDKVDVVVVLAALPSLEASTLSLQSGKALDLILQSHDGRVSTLAQRDDYALFMTAGDRGRQLARAQLTVQGPRGPFVDLSQQDRAQQSLKIVEDNLAQARKSLAAARDASVQATWRETIAGLEQRKKELGPMSVPGGAKAGERAIRFSYVPLGSDIPDDPDIKARVERIEPPGSASH